Proteins from a single region of Aureibacter tunicatorum:
- a CDS encoding DEAD/DEAH box helicase, which translates to MKDRNEFLKKLYSQAGIVDLNEMQKSTIKASTESDEIMLFSPTGSGKTLAFLLSLAQKLTKGKGVQSIILSPSRELALQIEAVFKSLKSEFHVVSCFGGHAFSVEKNNLKADVDLIVGTPGRLRDHMEKGTFDYSDVEMLVLDEFDKSLELGFQKDMQWIISSLYHLEFKMLVSATKMEEIPQFTGISKPKVIDFLEDESKIKISQKAIYSKPEEKSEDLLKLLLSVEQGRTLVFCNHKQAVDRLSDFLKDHLVPHDVYHGDRDQESREKALIKLRNGSINLLVVTDLAARGLDIPEIKHVMHYQLPVKEDAYIHRNGRTARMTAEGTSYLMLTEGDIPKYVKRDVERVDLDEVDLKTQYPLPEWVSIFVGRGKKDKVNKIDLVGFFCQQGGVEKASLGKIDVLDFISVVALKRGEEKTLLKNLKGKKIKKKPVRVGMIR; encoded by the coding sequence ATGAAGGATAGAAACGAATTTTTGAAAAAATTATATAGCCAAGCGGGCATAGTTGATCTGAATGAAATGCAAAAGTCAACTATCAAAGCAAGTACAGAGTCGGATGAAATTATGTTATTCTCGCCTACTGGCAGTGGGAAGACTTTGGCATTTTTGCTTTCATTAGCTCAAAAACTGACAAAAGGAAAGGGAGTTCAGAGCATTATTCTGTCTCCATCCCGAGAGTTGGCTCTTCAGATTGAGGCAGTGTTTAAATCATTAAAGTCGGAATTTCATGTAGTCAGTTGTTTTGGTGGACATGCTTTTTCTGTGGAAAAAAATAATTTAAAAGCAGATGTTGATCTTATAGTTGGCACGCCAGGTCGATTAAGGGATCATATGGAAAAAGGAACTTTTGATTATTCTGATGTGGAGATGCTGGTGTTGGATGAGTTTGACAAATCCTTGGAACTTGGTTTTCAAAAAGACATGCAATGGATAATTTCCAGTCTTTATCATTTGGAGTTTAAAATGTTGGTTTCTGCGACCAAGATGGAAGAGATTCCTCAGTTTACTGGGATCTCTAAACCCAAAGTCATTGACTTTTTGGAAGACGAGAGTAAAATTAAAATTTCGCAAAAGGCAATTTATTCAAAGCCTGAAGAGAAATCTGAAGACTTGTTGAAATTATTGCTGTCGGTAGAACAAGGAAGAACGCTTGTTTTTTGCAATCATAAACAAGCCGTGGATAGGTTGAGTGATTTTTTGAAAGATCATCTGGTCCCTCATGATGTTTACCATGGCGATAGAGACCAAGAATCAAGAGAGAAAGCTTTGATCAAGTTGAGAAATGGAAGCATCAATTTATTGGTAGTGACGGATTTGGCAGCAAGAGGTTTGGATATACCAGAAATCAAACACGTTATGCATTATCAGTTGCCTGTGAAAGAAGATGCTTACATACATCGAAATGGGAGGACTGCGAGGATGACAGCTGAGGGAACTTCGTATTTGATGTTGACTGAAGGCGATATTCCCAAGTATGTAAAGAGGGATGTGGAGCGAGTGGATTTGGACGAGGTAGATTTGAAAACTCAGTATCCTTTGCCGGAGTGGGTTAGTATCTTTGTAGGCAGAGGCAAGAAGGATAAAGTCAATAAAATTGATCTTGTAGGCTTTTTTTGTCAGCAAGGAGGAGTAGAGAAAGCATCATTGGGCAAGATTGACGTATTGGACTTTATTTCAGTTGTTGCATTGAAAAGGGGAGAGGAGAAAACGCTCTTGAAGAACTTGAAAGGCAAGAAAATCAAGAAAAAGCCAGTCAGGGTTGGCATGATCAGATAA
- a CDS encoding site-specific integrase — protein MKFNINMWLRKDRISEDGRAPIYCKINYKGQIASISTNVRVAPEEWNSKGYGRITSSGELSQIHNTVLHNMRAKLERIYNALISFGKLVSSKIVKDIYQGNRKVHYKLVEIVEEFIQYREDQGLAYNTLKNSRNALRHLFNYLEKVNNKNLQADDIDRCFGDDFLLYLKKDCEVSHNTAVKLVKLIQAALDYGFKRDYIETNPLKSFEAKMRNEIKPIDFVDDQDMERLKQAEFEDKRHERVRDIFYFQCRTGLSYCDLKAFQSEAHVKFAKQGPFIQQQRQKSSTYSVVPLMPEAITILEKYEYKLPIISNQKYNKYLKEVADLCDIRMSLSSHIGRKTFATWLFNNEVNAVSVMKALGHSDLKTTLRHYAEILPKKVIEDFRQAFGLM, from the coding sequence ATGAAATTTAATATTAACATGTGGCTCAGAAAAGACCGCATTTCAGAGGACGGAAGAGCCCCTATTTACTGTAAAATCAATTACAAAGGCCAAATAGCGTCAATTTCAACAAATGTAAGAGTTGCTCCAGAGGAATGGAATAGTAAAGGCTATGGCCGTATTACAAGCTCTGGTGAATTGTCTCAGATTCACAATACAGTTCTTCATAATATGAGAGCTAAATTAGAAAGAATTTACAATGCGCTTATTTCTTTTGGAAAACTCGTAAGTTCAAAAATTGTCAAAGATATTTACCAAGGAAATAGAAAAGTACACTACAAACTGGTAGAAATTGTCGAAGAGTTCATTCAATATCGTGAGGATCAAGGACTTGCTTACAATACATTGAAAAATTCCCGTAATGCATTAAGGCACCTTTTTAATTACCTAGAGAAGGTAAATAATAAGAATTTACAAGCGGATGATATCGATAGATGCTTTGGAGATGATTTTTTATTGTACTTGAAAAAAGACTGTGAAGTAAGCCATAATACGGCAGTCAAGCTTGTTAAGCTAATTCAGGCTGCTTTGGATTATGGTTTCAAGAGAGACTATATTGAGACGAATCCACTCAAGAGTTTTGAGGCTAAGATGAGAAATGAGATTAAGCCGATTGATTTTGTTGATGATCAAGATATGGAACGCCTTAAACAAGCTGAATTTGAAGATAAGCGACATGAGAGGGTAAGAGATATATTTTACTTCCAATGCAGAACAGGGCTTTCTTATTGCGATCTAAAGGCATTTCAGAGCGAAGCGCATGTGAAGTTTGCAAAGCAAGGACCTTTCATCCAGCAACAACGACAAAAATCAAGCACTTACAGCGTAGTTCCGTTGATGCCGGAGGCAATTACGATCCTTGAAAAATATGAATACAAGTTGCCTATAATCAGCAATCAGAAATATAATAAGTACCTTAAAGAGGTTGCTGATTTGTGTGATATTCGAATGTCATTAAGCTCCCATATAGGTAGAAAGACATTTGCTACTTGGCTTTTTAATAATGAAGTGAATGCTGTATCAGTAATGAAAGCATTAGGTCATAGCGATCTCAAGACTACATTACGCCATTATGCCGAGATTTTGCCTAAAAAAGTGATTGAAGACTTTAGGCAAGCATTTGGTTTGATGTAA
- a CDS encoding phosphoglycerate kinase yields MKTLDNFNFAGRKAVVRVDFNVPLDENFQIKDFTRINAALPSIKKILSDGGAVILMSHLGRPKNGPEEKFSLKHIVNALSEKLGVKVDFANDCIGDQAKAKADALQSGEVLLLENLRFYSEEKKGDEAFAQKLADLGDVWVMDAFGTAHRAHASTAVISKFVKDKVAGYVLQREVDNANKVLKTGEKPLTAIMGGAKISDKILIIEQLLDRVDNLIIGGGMTYTFVKALGGNIGNSLVEEDRIDYAKELLEKAKSKGVNLLLPKDDVVADAFNNDANTQITAAGEIPEGYMGLDIGPKTVEDFAKIIESSKTILWNGPMGVFEMPNFAKGTIEVAKAVVKATEENGAFSLIGGGDSASAVNNLGFGDRVSYVSTGGGALLEFMEGKVLPGIAALED; encoded by the coding sequence ATGAAAACGTTAGATAACTTTAATTTCGCTGGCAGAAAAGCTGTAGTCAGAGTAGATTTCAATGTTCCTTTGGATGAGAACTTTCAAATCAAAGATTTCACAAGAATAAATGCGGCTTTGCCATCTATCAAGAAAATTTTGTCTGATGGTGGTGCGGTAATTTTGATGTCCCACTTGGGTAGACCTAAAAATGGACCTGAGGAAAAATTCTCTTTAAAGCATATTGTTAATGCATTGTCAGAAAAATTAGGGGTTAAAGTTGATTTTGCTAACGACTGCATCGGAGACCAAGCAAAAGCAAAAGCGGATGCATTGCAGTCTGGCGAAGTATTGTTGTTGGAAAACCTTAGATTTTATTCTGAGGAGAAAAAAGGAGACGAAGCTTTTGCTCAGAAGCTAGCTGATTTGGGTGATGTTTGGGTAATGGATGCCTTCGGTACCGCTCACAGAGCTCACGCTTCCACAGCTGTGATATCAAAGTTCGTTAAGGATAAAGTTGCAGGATACGTGTTGCAAAGAGAAGTTGACAATGCGAATAAAGTATTGAAGACCGGAGAGAAGCCTTTGACTGCTATCATGGGTGGCGCGAAGATCTCTGATAAAATCTTGATCATCGAGCAGTTGTTGGATAGAGTTGACAATTTGATCATCGGAGGTGGAATGACTTATACTTTCGTGAAAGCTTTGGGAGGTAATATCGGAAACTCATTGGTGGAGGAAGATAGAATCGACTATGCGAAAGAATTGCTAGAAAAAGCAAAATCAAAAGGCGTTAATCTTTTATTGCCTAAAGATGATGTTGTAGCTGATGCTTTCAATAACGATGCGAATACTCAAATAACTGCAGCTGGTGAAATTCCTGAAGGCTACATGGGCTTGGATATCGGACCAAAAACTGTGGAAGATTTCGCAAAGATTATCGAGTCGTCAAAAACTATCCTATGGAATGGACCAATGGGTGTGTTTGAAATGCCTAATTTCGCTAAAGGAACTATCGAGGTGGCTAAAGCTGTTGTGAAGGCTACTGAGGAAAATGGCGCGTTTTCTTTGATTGGTGGAGGTGATTCTGCTTCTGCGGTTAACAATTTAGGATTCGGCGATAGAGTTTCTTATGTTTCGACAGGTGGTGGAGCATTGTTAGAGTTTATGGAAGGCAAAGTATTGCCGGGTATAGCTGCTTTGGAAGATTAA
- a CDS encoding OmpA family protein, producing MNSDINKITVAKNRINLSTFLLTTSIVLFILNINFSIHSNELNKFIYIILSILLLLPCFYFYLSINNKINKNGSQGFWHQAIGHRDVIFLITFLFFSFVLFTYLAFSQNSEKTQENTSFTTIEFSLINIVACILILSFFIFIILKQKTSIAIASLISGCSLLAIEQLTLNLTLRNTTEYKQKVSNDLNSYKPKFLTEIKHFKSGEYFLTNQMKGDLIKYKESLVNSSAILLIGSADKRQLTGKLKYKIGSNFELSTLRAISVKNYLITNTDINEDKIIILSKGGIESDTNRLYNDRSVEIYIM from the coding sequence ATGAATTCGGATATTAATAAAATTACAGTAGCAAAAAACCGTATAAATCTCAGCACATTTTTGCTTACAACCTCAATTGTCTTGTTCATATTAAATATCAACTTTTCAATTCATTCAAATGAACTTAATAAATTCATATATATAATTTTATCGATATTACTTCTTCTACCTTGTTTCTATTTTTATTTATCAATAAATAACAAGATAAATAAAAATGGTAGTCAAGGGTTTTGGCATCAAGCAATTGGGCATAGGGACGTAATATTTCTAATTACTTTTTTATTTTTTTCTTTTGTACTATTCACATACCTAGCCTTCTCACAAAACAGCGAAAAAACACAAGAAAACACAAGCTTTACAACAATTGAATTTAGCTTAATAAATATAGTAGCATGTATTCTTATATTATCTTTCTTTATTTTTATTATTCTCAAACAGAAAACTTCTATCGCAATTGCTTCTTTAATCTCAGGTTGTTCTTTACTAGCAATTGAACAATTAACATTAAATCTAACATTACGCAATACAACTGAATATAAACAAAAAGTTTCGAATGATCTGAACTCATATAAACCTAAATTTTTGACAGAAATTAAGCACTTTAAATCAGGAGAGTACTTTTTAACTAACCAAATGAAAGGCGACTTAATTAAATACAAAGAATCATTAGTTAATTCAAGCGCTATTTTATTGATTGGTAGTGCAGATAAAAGACAATTAACTGGAAAACTTAAATATAAAATAGGTTCAAATTTTGAACTATCCACATTAAGAGCAATCAGTGTAAAGAATTATTTAATCACCAATACAGATATTAATGAAGACAAAATTATTATATTATCAAAAGGTGGAATTGAAAGTGACACTAATAGGCTTTATAATGACAGATCTGTAGAGATTTATATTATGTAA
- a CDS encoding L-threonylcarbamoyladenylate synthase, translated as MAKIGDDISIAKKILEEGGLVGMPTETVYGLAGNAYDALACANIFKVKGRPSFDPLIVHTNDVERIAEFAYLDNDKLSLLADRFWPGPLTVILRRKQVIPDLVTSGLETVAVRIPNHPLALSLLESLDFPLAAPSANPFGYISPTSAKHVNDQLGEKINYILDGGHSKVGIESTIIDFESDIPKVLRLGGLEIEQIEEQIGEVEVNRHSTSNPKAPGMLKSHYAPSKPVILGDVEKLLLANNDFNLSEVGILTFTKVSDQVPFDNQFIMSESGSLPEAASNLFKGLRELDSKPVKVIFAEMMPETGLGRAINDRLRRSAAK; from the coding sequence ATGGCTAAAATTGGCGATGATATCAGCATAGCCAAGAAAATTTTGGAAGAAGGCGGCTTGGTGGGAATGCCTACCGAGACAGTGTACGGTTTGGCAGGCAATGCCTATGATGCATTGGCTTGCGCGAATATATTCAAAGTGAAGGGGAGACCCTCGTTCGATCCATTGATAGTGCATACGAACGATGTCGAAAGAATAGCGGAGTTTGCGTATTTGGATAATGACAAGCTGAGTTTGCTGGCGGATAGATTCTGGCCAGGGCCGCTTACGGTCATTTTGAGACGTAAACAGGTTATCCCTGATTTGGTTACTTCGGGTTTGGAAACAGTTGCGGTGAGAATTCCCAATCACCCTTTGGCTTTGTCGCTTCTTGAAAGCTTGGATTTTCCTTTGGCTGCACCAAGCGCTAATCCATTTGGATATATCAGTCCTACGTCTGCAAAGCACGTAAATGATCAACTTGGTGAAAAAATAAATTACATACTTGACGGAGGTCATAGTAAAGTGGGGATAGAATCCACTATTATTGACTTTGAAAGTGATATACCGAAAGTGCTTAGGCTTGGAGGTTTGGAAATAGAACAAATCGAAGAACAGATAGGCGAAGTAGAGGTGAATAGGCACTCAACGTCTAATCCAAAAGCTCCCGGAATGCTTAAAAGCCATTACGCGCCAAGCAAACCCGTGATTTTAGGAGATGTTGAAAAACTTTTGCTTGCTAATAACGATTTTAACTTAAGCGAAGTAGGAATATTGACTTTCACAAAGGTAAGCGACCAAGTGCCGTTTGATAACCAATTCATAATGTCTGAATCAGGTTCTTTGCCGGAAGCGGCAAGCAATTTGTTCAAAGGCTTGAGAGAACTGGATTCAAAACCTGTCAAGGTGATCTTTGCTGAAATGATGCCGGAAACTGGTTTGGGAAGAGCGATCAATGATAGATTGAGGCGCTCGGCGGCAAAATGA